GATAGAAACAGCAGCTACAGTTGAATTTCTTAGCAAAATTTGAGCTTTTTTCTAAACCTTTTGGTGTCAGAATTAAAGCACAAGCGTCTCTTTCTTGACTCAACAAGTCTcacaagggaaaaaaacaagcttttaagAGGAAGAGATACCATTGATAACAGCCACAGTCAATCATAACATAATgcataaatgagaaaaaaaaaaggcagtacTCAACTGGATGTTAACTTTACTGCTGATGCGCTAAAACTACAGCTGTTGCTCTCTTGAGCTGCACTAAAAACCTCACACACAGGTGATTTCTAACAGTGTAAGAGTAACCGAAGGAGGCTTTTAAACAACCCCAAGTCATGCTGACCCCCCACAAATTGTAAATAAGTCAGGTTAGTCTTCCATTGGTCCACTGAGTTGGAGCCCCTTTGGACTCGCTGGCTAACTGGGTGTTATTTTCCTCAGAATGGATTAGCTGACTAAGCCTCCATGTGACTGTGCAGTGCCGGTGAGATTGGATTTAGGCCCACCGCTGGGTGATGGTGCACTCGGGAAGAAATTTCCAAAGACCTTTTCGCTCGCAGGCAGCTTACACCTTAAACAGAccaactctaaaaaaaaaaaaaaaaaaaaatctgtatggGTAAAGCCACCTGGATCTGGGTGTGTGACATCTACTTTGCAGTTATTACTATACAGCTAGTGAATGCACAGACTTTTTGTAATCAGACAAGATTAAATTACGTGGCCTTTTCTCGATGTGCGATGTGAAAATGAGAAATTGAGTCCCCGCATCCATCAACACATCCATTTACAGCTCGGAAGTGACTGGATGATGAGTTTGGGAAGCGTGCGTGACTTGCAGAACGTATCAATTGAATACAGAACTTTGAAAAGAAGCAGCTCAATGATAATATGGACACATTTTCacaccctgctgctgctgctgtttgtttgtgtctgagtcTGTGTCTGCCCTAAATGGCTTGCTCTCTCTGTACGTCGGCTCCAGGTATGCTTCGGTCCGGTTCAGAGGCCAGCGCCGCCTCACGCAAAACCACCATGTGATCTTCGGCCGCGTGGAGCGACTGGTCGATCCAGTCCATACTGCCGGACATGTGACAGGCGTTGCGGGTGACCAGCACCAGGTGGCTGACTGAAAGGAGGAGAGCAGTGGCCCTGAGGGAGAAGAATATAACAAATGGGTTTAATTTAAACTAGctttcttgctgctgctgctgctggatgaaaaagtgaaaaagcactTATttccaaaaacacttttttctaaAGTAAGCAAAAACACACTGGTGACAGCATACAACGGGTACAGAAAGAGCACGAAAGCAACACGACACATGACGAATTGCATAAACTTTAAATTCAATTTgcttaaatgatgaaaaacaccaaTTTTTGAGCTTTCTGAAAGTTTTCCTGGAAACATCAATTTCCTGTGACACTCGAGAATGTGCATAACGGTCCCTATCATATGTCTGTAAATCTCAAAGGTTATTAAATTATGGATAAATCAAAGTCATGTGGTCGCTGCTCTCCAGCTTCTTCAGACGCCAAATCAATCGGCAGAGCGGTAGGTCTTTGCATTAAGCTTTCGCAGTCATGCGAAAGGCCCATTTAAGTAATGGAGAAAGGGATGCGATTACCTGGCATCGAGCAGAATTGGATCCAGAGGCGGGTACATGGATCTGACCACGTCGTCCACCCTGCGAGACAGGTCAATGAGGATGTGAGGAGGCGGGTTTGCCTGAATCAGTTATATGACGTTGTGGTGAATCGTGTACGTTACCTCGGGCTGATGCGTTTGGCtacagtgatgatgtcactcagGCTGGCTGGGGCTTTGACCTTTGCCCCTGAGCCCATTGTCATGGCGACCAACTTTTCAGTCAAAGTGTGGCAGATCTGAGTGTGGGATTAACTGTGTTAGTATCAGTAAATCACTGaatatactttaaaaaaaatggactaAAGGAGCAAGTACACTTCAGTTACCTTTAGGATAGAGATGCAGTGAGAAACCAAACCactgtttgacaaaaaaaaaacacagaattagttttgactctgacaaaaaacacatttatagcAATGACATTTACTAACAACTCAAAAATCTCTTTATTGTATCACTAAAATTCTGCCAGGCAGTTTATGTCATGCCAATAAGTGCTACTGCTAAGACGTACGAGGCGTCTTCTATCCAGTCCTCGTTCTCTAAGATGGCCTCGATGTGAGGGTTGGTGATGACCACGTCGTCCAGCTCCAGCTCCGACGGCTCGCTCTGGGTCTCCATGGCTCCGATCAGATCGACTGTGGGTCTGAGGGACAGGACAGGAACAGCAGAGGAAGGT
The genomic region above belongs to Thunnus albacares chromosome 17, fThuAlb1.1, whole genome shotgun sequence and contains:
- the tmem98 gene encoding transmembrane protein 98, translated to METVVIVAIGVLATIFLASFIALVVVCRHRYCHPHDLLHHFDSKPTVDLIGAMETQSEPSELELDDVVITNPHIEAILENEDWIEDASGLVSHCISILKICHTLTEKLVAMTMGSGAKVKAPASLSDIITVAKRISPRVDDVVRSMYPPLDPILLDARATALLLSVSHLVLVTRNACHMSGSMDWIDQSLHAAEDHMVVLREAALASEPDRSIPGADVQREQAI